In a single window of the Acyrthosiphon pisum isolate AL4f chromosome X, pea_aphid_22Mar2018_4r6ur, whole genome shotgun sequence genome:
- the LOC100166841 gene encoding proton-coupled amino acid transporter-like protein pathetic, whose amino-acid sequence MGSQGTEPVLQSFLLVEKSKMKEIPRNLRKPSNILEKGEVAHLNGIDYFDPFLERSLEHPTTNGETLTHLLKACLGTGILAMPLAFQCSGLITGIFGTVFVSLVCTYCSYLLVKCAHTLYRRTKVSYMSYADVTEVAFANGPQWSRKFSSLTRQSVLWLLFVTYFGTCSVYTVIIASNFEQLFTHHMGYELNLRYFISILLIPLILLSYVPNLKYLAPVSMVANLLMAAGLGITFYYTLCDVPNISKRPAVGTLETFPTYFCLTVFAMEAIGVVMPLENNMKTPRDFLGLFGVLNIGMGGVTIVYIMLGFFGYLKYGETTKSSITLNLPTEDIAAQVAKICISLAVFCTYGLQFFVCLEITWTKVQKNFEKATVYHNYILRTVLVSLSVAIAVAVPTIGPFIGLIGAFCFSLLGIIMPVLIEFTTYWDNITVWMIVRNAVLIAVGLMALIFGTINSITDIITVYEPNATQTVNSTMNSTLIHSTTQ is encoded by the exons ATG GGTTCGCAAGGCACAGAACCAGTACTCCAGTCGTTCCTATTGGTCGAAAAGTCCAAGATGAAAGAAATACCGCGAAACTT ACGAAAACCTAGCAACATTTTAGAAAAGGGCGAAGTCGCACACCTCAATGGCATTGACTACTTCGATCCATTCCTTGAGAGAAGCTTGGAACACCCAACCAC CAACGGTGAGACCCTGACTCATTTACTGAAAGCGTGTCTAGGAACTGGCATCCTGGCCATGCCGCTAGCTTTCCAGTGTTCGGGACTTATAACTGGCATATTTGGAACTGTGTTTGTATCGTTGGTATGCACGTATTGCTCGTATTTACTG GTGAAATGTGCTCACACGCTTTACAGGCGGACAAAAGTGTCATACATGAGCTATGCAGACGTGACTGAAGTGGCCTTCGCCAACGGACCTCAATGGTCTCGAAAGTTCTCGTCGTTAACCCGACAGTCTGTGCTTTGGCTGCTGTTCGTCACATACTTTGGAACGTGCAGCGTGTACACTGTGATCATCGCCTCTAACTTCGAACAACTGTTTACACATCACATGGGTTACGAGCTGAACCTTCGGTACTTTATTTCGATACTGCTCATACCTCTTATACTGCTCAGCTACGTGCCCAATCTCAAATACTTGGCGCCCGTGTCTATGGTTGCCAACCTGTTGATGGCCGCTGGACTAGGCATCACATTCTACTACACGCTGTGTGATGTACCTAACATTTCAAAAAGGCCAGCTGTGGGAACACTTGAAACGTTCCCAACATACTTCTGTCTCACCGTGTTTGCAATGGAAGCCATTGGAGTG GTCATGCCGTTGGAGAACAACATGAAAACGCCCAGGGACTTTTTGGGACTGTTTGGTGTACTGAACATTGGCATGGGTGGTGTGACCATCGTGTACATTATGCTTGGTTTTTTCGGTTACTTGAAATATGGTGAAACAACAAAATCAAGTATAACGTTAAACCTACCTACCGAAGACAT TGCCGCACAAGTGGCTAAAATATGCATCAGCTTAGCCGTGTTCTGCACATATGGACTACAGTTTTTCGTTTGCTTGGAAATTACGTGGACCAAAGTCCAGAAAAACTTTGAAAAAGCCACAGTCTATCACAACTAcatcttgagaacggttttggTGTCTTTGTCTG TGGCAATTGCGGTGGCCGTACCAACAATTGGACCATTCATTGGGCTCATTGGAGCCTTCTGTTTCTCGCTTCTCGGCATAATTATGCCTGTGCTGATAGAGTTCACCACATATTGGGACAACATAACTGTTTGGATGATTGTCCGAAACGCAGTGCTGATCGCTGTTGGCTTAATGGCACTGATCTTTGGCACAATCAACAGCATCACCGATATAATTACCGTGTACGAGCCCAATGCCACTCAGACTGTTAATTCAACTATGAACTCCACACTAATTCATTCAACCACTCAATGA